One Chitinophagales bacterium DNA window includes the following coding sequences:
- a CDS encoding DUF5615 family PIN-like protein, which translates to MKFIVDAQLPKALSDFLNGKGFDSIHTLDFPNKNKTKDFEIIEKAILDNRVVISKDIDFLESFILKSKPPKLIIVRTGNILNTELLKIFDNNFHTIIQMITRSNLIEVNRFEIAEHG; encoded by the coding sequence GTGAAGTTTATAGTAGATGCACAATTGCCCAAGGCACTTTCTGATTTCCTGAATGGAAAAGGCTTTGATTCTATTCATACACTTGATTTCCCAAACAAAAACAAAACCAAAGATTTCGAAATTATCGAAAAAGCAATTTTAGACAATAGAGTTGTAATAAGTAAGGATATAGATTTCTTAGAGTCATTTATACTCAAATCCAAACCCCCAAAATTAATAATCGTAAGAACTGGAAATATTCTTAATACTGAATTGCTGAAAATATTTGACAACAATTTTCATACAATTATTCAAATGATTACAAGAAGTAATTTGATAGAAGTTAATCGGTTTGAGATAGCTGAACACGGTTAA
- a CDS encoding ArsO family NAD(P)H-dependent flavin-containing monooxygenase, giving the protein MAEPIYDIIIVGGGQSALACGYYLRRTNLKYLILDAEKKCGGAWLHTWDTLTLFSPAKHSSLPGWPMPESENHFPAREEVIDYLCAYEKRYELPVERPIKVREVVCDGSHFKIKTSGKTYLSRTVISASGTFRKPIIPEIQGRDKFEGKQLHSSEYKNQEPFEGKKVLIVGEGNSGAQILAEVSKVAETAWATHKEPEYLPDDVDGRVLFDMATAKYYAEKKGEKLDAAKYNLGNIVMVSPVKEARERGVLDSKGAFSKMDEEGVFWEDGTHEAFDAIIWCTGFGYATDYLDKIANIKDRGKIETKGTRAVNVEGLWLVGYGGWTGFASATLIGVGRSAKKTAEEIESFLG; this is encoded by the coding sequence ATGGCAGAGCCTATATATGACATTATAATAGTAGGAGGAGGCCAAAGTGCGCTGGCCTGCGGATATTATTTGCGAAGAACAAATTTAAAATACCTTATTCTTGATGCTGAAAAAAAATGCGGTGGTGCATGGTTACATACCTGGGATACGCTCACTCTTTTTTCGCCCGCAAAGCACAGCTCTTTGCCAGGATGGCCCATGCCCGAATCGGAAAACCATTTTCCTGCCCGTGAAGAAGTCATAGATTATTTATGTGCGTATGAAAAGCGCTATGAGCTTCCGGTAGAACGGCCCATTAAGGTACGGGAAGTCGTTTGTGATGGGAGTCATTTTAAAATAAAGACTTCCGGTAAAACCTATTTATCCCGAACCGTGATTTCAGCAAGCGGCACTTTTCGAAAACCTATTATACCTGAAATTCAAGGCAGGGATAAATTTGAGGGCAAGCAATTGCATTCTTCTGAATATAAGAATCAGGAACCCTTTGAAGGCAAAAAAGTGCTGATTGTGGGAGAAGGAAACAGCGGAGCACAAATATTGGCCGAAGTTTCCAAAGTGGCTGAAACTGCCTGGGCTACCCATAAAGAACCAGAGTACCTGCCCGATGATGTGGATGGACGTGTCCTTTTTGATATGGCTACTGCCAAATATTATGCGGAAAAGAAAGGAGAAAAATTGGATGCAGCCAAATACAATCTCGGAAATATTGTTATGGTATCCCCGGTAAAAGAAGCCAGGGAAAGGGGTGTGCTCGATTCTAAAGGTGCTTTTAGTAAAATGGATGAAGAAGGTGTGTTTTGGGAAGATGGCACCCATGAAGCATTCGATGCCATTATTTGGTGTACCGGCTTTGGTTATGCTACAGATTATCTTGATAAAATTGCCAATATCAAAGATCGGGGAAAGATAGAAACGAAAGGTACGCGAGCCGTAAATGTAGAAGGACTATGGCTTGTGGGCTATGGCGGTTGGACAGGATTTGCCTCGGCCACGCTGATTGGGGTGGGGCGATCTGCCAAAAAAACGGCAGAGGAAATAGAATCTTTTTTGGGCTAA
- a CDS encoding DUF1566 domain-containing protein, which yields MSYQAVVRDNANNLVTSNSIGIRIQILQGSEFGGAVYVETHTSTTNANGLMSLEIGNGTVVSGNFITIDWTDGPYFIKTETDPTGGTNYSISSTSQLLSVPYALHAKKADSVSGGITETDPVYTGSQASNITAIDIANLSNLSGMNTGDQDISGISNNQQAIQDTASQIRSDIPDVSGFISNETDPLFSSSVASGITGTDTTYWNNKLDSYTETDPIFGTSVASGITGTDTTYWNNKQDQLVAGTNIAIVGNTISAAGGSSSNDFYLGQDTLGGIVFYIYLDQNGDQHGLIVNKNESTAQWQSSFTTTNATRSWDGVYNTILMTGSPAATYVNGLTDGGFTDWYLPSIDELSILWHNRFHANKALNAGSFALLSNTARYWSSTEYNASDAFYFLSYGYSNNGNKTSTYSVRAVRAF from the coding sequence ATGAGCTACCAAGCAGTTGTAAGAGACAATGCTAATAATTTAGTAACTTCTAATAGTATAGGAATTCGTATTCAAATTCTACAAGGTTCTGAATTTGGAGGAGCTGTTTATGTTGAAACACATACATCAACTACTAATGCTAATGGTTTGATGAGTTTAGAAATTGGGAATGGAACAGTTGTTAGCGGTAATTTCATCACAATCGACTGGACAGATGGCCCTTATTTTATCAAAACTGAAACTGATCCAACTGGAGGAACAAATTATTCCATATCAAGTACTAGCCAGCTATTAAGTGTGCCTTACGCATTACACGCAAAAAAAGCAGATTCTGTTAGTGGTGGAATAACCGAAACTGACCCTGTTTACACTGGTAGTCAGGCAAGCAATATCACCGCGATCGACATTGCTAATTTAAGTAATTTATCAGGAATGAACACAGGCGACCAAGATATTAGTGGTATATCAAATAATCAACAGGCCATACAAGATACCGCCTCCCAAATAAGATCAGATATTCCCGATGTAAGTGGTTTTATATCAAACGAAACCGATCCTTTATTCAGTTCATCAGTAGCAAGTGGAATAACTGGAACAGATACTACTTACTGGAACAATAAATTAGACAGCTACACCGAAACCGACCCAATCTTTGGAACATCAGTAGCAAGTGGAATAACTGGAACGGACACTACTTATTGGAACAACAAACAAGACCAATTAGTAGCAGGTACTAATATTGCCATTGTTGGTAATACCATTAGTGCAGCAGGTGGCAGTTCTTCCAATGATTTCTACTTAGGGCAAGACACCTTAGGTGGTATAGTTTTTTACATTTACTTAGACCAAAATGGAGACCAACACGGGCTTATTGTAAATAAAAACGAAAGCACAGCACAATGGCAGTCAAGTTTCACAACAACTAACGCAACACGGAGTTGGGATGGAGTTTACAATACTATCTTAATGACAGGCAGCCCTGCAGCAACTTATGTAAATGGATTAACGGATGGTGGTTTTACCGATTGGTATTTACCCTCTATTGACGAACTAAGCATTTTATGGCACAACCGATTCCATGCTAATAAAGCTTTAAATGCTGGTAGTTTTGCATTATTGTCAAATACTGCCCGCTATTGGAGTAGTACGGAGTACAATGCCTCGGACGCATTCTACTTCCTCAGCTACGGTTACTCGAACAACGGTAATAAGACAAGTACTTATAGTGTGCGTGCCGTTCGGGCTTTTTAA
- a CDS encoding DUF4835 family protein, whose product MKQALLILILSILTLHLAAQELNCRVEVMSQRVQNVDPQVFKTLEQSVYEFLNNQKWTTEKYKIEERIECSIMINVMEQQGQDNYKASLNIQSSRPVFNSSYNTTVINHVDNEFVFEYVEFEPLQFNPNTFTSNLTSLLSFYAYLVIAMDMETFAPNGGEEYLNMAQSIINNVPQNLGDKAPGWRPFESNNNRYWIIENIMNRRFTGLRETYYEYHINGLDKMYENPIEGRNNVLAALEKLKPIVEQSPNSIGLQMFFNAKKNELIKMFSGAPSNEKVKAQQLLREVNPGKSEDYNAITQ is encoded by the coding sequence ATGAAACAAGCGCTTCTCATTCTAATCCTTTCCATACTTACACTTCACCTTGCTGCCCAAGAACTAAATTGCCGTGTGGAAGTAATGTCACAAAGAGTACAAAATGTAGACCCCCAGGTTTTCAAAACACTGGAACAAAGTGTCTATGAATTTTTGAACAACCAAAAATGGACTACTGAAAAATACAAAATAGAAGAACGGATCGAATGTTCTATCATGATCAATGTAATGGAACAACAGGGGCAGGACAATTACAAAGCCTCTTTAAATATTCAATCTTCACGTCCTGTATTCAACAGTTCCTACAATACTACCGTAATCAATCATGTTGACAATGAATTTGTATTTGAATACGTGGAGTTTGAGCCCCTGCAATTCAATCCCAATACTTTCACTTCCAATCTCACTTCCTTACTGTCATTTTACGCCTACCTCGTTATAGCTATGGATATGGAAACTTTTGCACCAAATGGCGGAGAGGAATATTTGAATATGGCACAAAGCATTATTAACAATGTGCCTCAAAACCTGGGTGATAAAGCCCCCGGATGGCGGCCTTTTGAAAGTAATAACAATCGCTACTGGATCATAGAAAATATAATGAACAGAAGATTTACAGGTTTGAGAGAAACTTATTATGAATACCACATCAACGGGCTTGATAAAATGTATGAAAATCCGATTGAAGGCCGCAATAATGTTTTAGCAGCGTTAGAAAAACTCAAACCCATTGTAGAGCAATCACCAAACTCCATTGGCCTACAAATGTTTTTCAATGCCAAGAAAAATGAGCTGATCAAAATGTTCAGCGGTGCACCATCCAATGAAAAGGTAAAGGCTCAACAATTATTACGAGAAGTAAATCCCGGAAAATCAGAGGATTACAATGCCATCACTCAATAA
- a CDS encoding SDR family oxidoreductase gives MSGILKGKKGIIFGALDEKSLAWQVALKAKEQGAEFVLSNAPVALRFGKVKELAAETGAELIPADATNLEDLEKLITQSMEILGGPVDFVLHSIGMSVNIRKNIPYTDINYDYYLKALDISGLSFHKILQTCWKLDAIKEWGSVVALTHIAAQRSFPGYGDMAEAKAVLESIARNFGQFYGRKKNVRINTISQSPTPTAAGGGIGGFDAFFNYADEVSPLGNATAESCADYCVSLFSDFTRMVTMQNLYHDGGFSSTGVSEGLMDKLS, from the coding sequence ATGAGTGGAATCTTAAAAGGAAAAAAAGGAATTATTTTTGGAGCACTGGATGAAAAATCCCTCGCCTGGCAAGTGGCACTAAAAGCCAAAGAACAAGGAGCCGAATTTGTGCTCAGCAATGCCCCCGTGGCCCTGCGCTTCGGCAAGGTCAAGGAACTGGCAGCAGAAACAGGCGCAGAACTCATCCCCGCAGACGCCACCAATCTCGAGGATCTGGAAAAACTCATCACCCAATCCATGGAGATACTGGGCGGCCCGGTCGATTTTGTGCTGCACTCCATCGGCATGTCGGTCAATATCCGCAAAAACATCCCCTACACCGATATCAATTACGATTACTACCTCAAAGCCCTCGATATATCCGGGCTCTCCTTCCACAAAATCTTGCAGACCTGCTGGAAACTCGATGCCATCAAGGAATGGGGCTCCGTAGTGGCCCTCACCCACATTGCCGCACAGCGCAGCTTTCCCGGCTATGGTGACATGGCAGAAGCCAAGGCCGTACTCGAATCCATAGCCCGCAATTTCGGGCAATTTTACGGGCGCAAGAAAAACGTACGCATCAATACCATCTCCCAATCGCCCACGCCCACAGCGGCCGGAGGCGGTATCGGAGGCTTCGATGCCTTTTTCAACTATGCCGATGAAGTCTCCCCCCTGGGCAATGCCACAGCCGAAAGCTGTGCCGACTATTGCGTCAGCCTATTTTCCGATTTCACCCGCATGGTCACCATGCAAAACCTCTACCACGATGGCGGTTTCTCCTCCACCGGAGTCAGCGAAGGCCTAATGGACAAACTGAGCTGA
- the coaBC gene encoding bifunctional phosphopantothenoylcysteine decarboxylase/phosphopantothenate--cysteine ligase CoaBC: protein MLKGKKILIGLCGSIAAYKTAFLIRTLVKQEAEVRVIMTASATEFITPLTLSTLSKNPVLQEFKKERGEWNNHVELGLWADLMLIAPTSANTIAKLANGLCDNLLCAVYLSAKCPVFFAPAMDMDMWKHPATQSNIQTLKSYGDQIIPVEKGELASGLEGEGRMAEPENIVAFLENHLTAKKKSKTALSGKNVLITAGPTQEAIDPVRYISNHSSGKMGLALAQALQEKGAKVHLIIGPHNLEIPEGIKVYPVTSTLEMLEQADALFEKCTIGIFAAAVSDYRPANVSSEKIKKSDKNLQIELTKNPDILKQMGKKKKAGQILVGFALETNNAESNALKKLKEKNLDFIVLNSLSEKGAGFAFDTNKISIFSKNGSKEDFPLKSKDEVADDIISAILKLI from the coding sequence ATGTTGAAAGGCAAAAAAATATTGATCGGACTTTGCGGAAGCATTGCTGCCTATAAAACAGCCTTTCTAATTAGAACCCTTGTAAAACAAGAAGCTGAGGTACGTGTAATCATGACGGCCTCAGCAACTGAATTTATTACCCCATTAACACTTTCTACACTTTCTAAAAACCCTGTATTACAGGAGTTTAAAAAAGAACGCGGTGAATGGAACAATCATGTTGAACTCGGACTATGGGCTGATTTAATGCTCATTGCACCGACATCTGCCAATACCATTGCTAAATTGGCAAATGGCCTCTGCGACAACCTGCTTTGCGCTGTTTATCTCTCAGCTAAATGCCCCGTATTCTTTGCTCCAGCTATGGATATGGATATGTGGAAACACCCTGCTACTCAAAGTAATATTCAAACATTGAAATCTTATGGGGATCAAATAATACCCGTAGAAAAAGGGGAGCTGGCCAGTGGACTTGAGGGCGAAGGCAGAATGGCTGAACCCGAAAACATCGTAGCTTTCCTGGAAAATCACCTTACTGCGAAAAAAAAAAGTAAAACGGCATTAAGCGGAAAAAATGTACTGATAACTGCCGGCCCAACACAGGAAGCCATTGACCCAGTTCGCTATATCAGCAATCACTCCTCCGGAAAAATGGGGCTGGCTTTGGCACAAGCACTACAAGAGAAAGGAGCAAAAGTACATTTAATCATTGGCCCTCATAATCTTGAAATACCGGAAGGCATTAAAGTTTACCCGGTAACTTCAACACTTGAAATGCTTGAACAAGCAGATGCACTTTTCGAAAAATGTACAATTGGAATATTTGCAGCAGCAGTTTCTGATTATCGCCCGGCAAATGTTTCCAGCGAAAAAATCAAAAAAAGTGACAAAAACCTGCAAATTGAACTGACAAAGAACCCCGACATTTTAAAGCAAATGGGCAAAAAGAAAAAAGCGGGACAAATACTGGTAGGCTTTGCACTGGAAACCAATAATGCCGAAAGCAATGCGTTAAAGAAACTGAAAGAAAAAAACCTGGATTTTATTGTGTTGAATTCGCTCAGTGAAAAAGGAGCCGGTTTTGCATTCGATACCAATAAAATCAGTATATTTTCAAAAAATGGCAGTAAAGAAGATTTCCCTTTAAAATCAAAAGATGAGGTGGCCGATGATATTATTTCAGCCATCTTGAAACTGATTTGA
- the recN gene encoding DNA repair protein RecN, with the protein MIQQLSIQNYAIIDQLEINFDQGLNIITGETGAGKSILLGALSLILGDRADLSTLLNKNEKCIIEGQFDIKNYGLKTFFEKNDLDHDALTFLRREILPSGKSRAFINDTPVSLNILKEIGRQLVNVHSQHQTIALSNSNFQLQLIDALANTENEKREFAQILSEYKSKQKTLKALIAKNNEEGKDTDYLEFQLKELQEIPLEEIDKEALEEELQTLENAEEIQQTLTKLIASISGEEFSVEQSMREIDQMLRELSDSSKQFQPLSERFNSVFIELQDICNEIEHSGRDIEVDEEKLQETQDLLNTLYRLEKKHQREGTEALLLFQQELEEKIEWAKNADEKIATLEAEIQQIGTKLKDKGAEINKKRSKQLPEIKEKVATLLSEMGMPHASIFPELIPLEIEAARPDGLDQAMIRFTANKGAQPQELKKVASGGELSRLMLALKSIVAEGTALPTLIFDEIDSGISGEIAYKVGAIMQELAQNHQVICITHLPQMASKGKKHFFVFKETKDTHTLTRIKELKQEERIQELAKMLSGKDLTETTLANARELLNQ; encoded by the coding sequence ATGATTCAGCAACTCAGCATACAGAATTATGCCATCATCGATCAATTGGAAATCAATTTTGATCAAGGGCTGAACATCATTACCGGAGAAACCGGTGCCGGAAAATCCATACTGCTTGGTGCCCTCTCCCTCATTCTGGGCGACAGGGCCGACCTTTCCACACTGCTCAATAAAAACGAAAAATGCATCATCGAAGGACAATTCGATATCAAAAACTACGGCCTCAAAACCTTTTTTGAGAAAAACGACCTCGACCATGATGCCCTCACTTTCCTCAGAAGGGAAATCCTTCCCTCCGGAAAATCCCGCGCCTTTATCAACGACACCCCGGTGTCGCTCAATATCCTAAAGGAAATCGGCCGACAACTGGTCAATGTACATTCGCAGCACCAAACCATCGCTTTGAGCAATAGCAATTTCCAGCTCCAATTGATAGATGCGCTGGCGAATACTGAAAATGAAAAACGTGAATTTGCCCAAATTCTAAGCGAATACAAAAGCAAGCAAAAAACCCTCAAAGCACTCATTGCCAAAAACAATGAAGAAGGCAAGGACACCGATTACCTTGAATTTCAGCTAAAGGAATTACAGGAAATCCCTCTGGAGGAAATCGACAAAGAAGCCTTGGAAGAAGAACTGCAGACCTTGGAAAATGCCGAGGAAATCCAGCAGACCTTGACCAAGCTCATTGCCTCCATCAGTGGCGAGGAATTTTCCGTAGAGCAAAGCATGAGGGAAATCGATCAAATGCTGCGCGAACTGAGCGACAGCAGCAAGCAGTTCCAGCCCCTCAGCGAACGCTTCAATTCCGTTTTCATCGAATTGCAGGACATCTGCAATGAAATAGAACATTCCGGCCGCGATATCGAGGTGGACGAAGAAAAGCTGCAAGAAACCCAGGATTTGCTCAACACCCTCTACCGACTGGAAAAAAAGCACCAGCGCGAAGGAACCGAAGCCCTGCTGCTATTCCAGCAAGAATTGGAAGAAAAGATAGAATGGGCCAAAAATGCCGATGAAAAAATTGCGACATTGGAAGCAGAAATCCAGCAAATTGGCACAAAACTAAAAGACAAGGGAGCCGAAATAAACAAAAAGCGCAGCAAGCAACTGCCCGAAATAAAAGAAAAGGTCGCCACCCTACTATCGGAAATGGGCATGCCCCACGCCTCTATTTTCCCCGAACTAATTCCCCTGGAAATAGAAGCAGCAAGACCCGATGGACTCGATCAGGCAATGATCCGATTTACTGCCAACAAAGGTGCACAACCGCAGGAACTCAAAAAAGTAGCCTCGGGCGGAGAGCTCTCCCGCCTCATGCTGGCACTCAAATCCATAGTAGCCGAAGGCACCGCCCTGCCCACCCTTATTTTTGACGAAATCGATTCCGGTATTTCCGGGGAAATCGCCTATAAAGTGGGCGCCATCATGCAAGAATTGGCACAAAATCACCAGGTAATCTGCATTACCCACCTGCCGCAGATGGCATCTAAAGGAAAAAAGCATTTCTTTGTATTCAAGGAAACAAAAGACACGCACACATTGACCCGCATCAAGGAGCTGAAACAAGAAGAGCGCATTCAGGAGCTGGCGAAAATGCTGAGCGGAAAAGACCTAACCGAAACAACATTGGCAAACGCACGAGAACTATTAAACCAATAA
- a CDS encoding DUF433 domain-containing protein: MESLLNRITIDPQICHGKPIIRGMRYPVENMLELLASGMTIDELLKDYPDLEKEDFLACLEYASKLVHLKSIHKIAS, encoded by the coding sequence ATGGAAAGTCTATTAAACAGAATTACAATTGATCCGCAAATATGTCATGGAAAACCCATCATCAGGGGAATGAGATACCCTGTTGAAAATATGCTTGAGTTATTGGCATCAGGGATGACCATTGATGAACTCCTAAAAGATTACCCGGATTTGGAAAAAGAAGATTTTCTTGCCTGCCTGGAATACGCTTCCAAATTGGTACATCTGAAAAGCATTCATAAAATTGCCTCGTGA
- a CDS encoding T9SS type A sorting domain-containing protein has protein sequence MKHKKTITSVAFLLLGLGGLNAQESPTASGGDATGSGGTVAYSVGQVVYTTNTSTSGTVSQGVQQTYEISSVGIKETELNISLSVFPNPTADNLTLQISDYNNEQLSYQLFDLQGRLLNKGQVTTQQTQINTSGLPSATYFINVINQENKKVQSFKIIKN, from the coding sequence ATGAAACACAAAAAGACAATTACAAGCGTTGCGTTTCTCCTCTTAGGTTTAGGAGGACTGAACGCCCAAGAAAGCCCAACCGCCTCAGGCGGAGATGCCACAGGCAGCGGAGGAACCGTTGCTTACAGCGTAGGACAAGTAGTTTATACCACAAACACAAGTACGTCTGGCACAGTAAGCCAAGGCGTGCAACAAACCTACGAAATATCTTCTGTTGGAATTAAAGAAACCGAACTGAACATTTCACTTTCGGTATTCCCTAACCCTACTGCCGATAATTTAACCTTGCAAATAAGCGATTACAACAACGAGCAGTTGTCGTATCAACTATTTGATTTACAAGGCAGATTACTAAACAAAGGTCAAGTAACTACACAGCAAACACAAATAAACACATCAGGTTTGCCCTCTGCTACTTACTTCATCAATGTTATAAACCAAGAAAACAAAAAAGTTCAATCATTTAAAATAATCAAAAATTAA